In a genomic window of Candidatus Alcyoniella australis:
- a CDS encoding periplasmic heavy metal sensor, giving the protein MRRNTLLVAIAALSVMLISGVALARGQGHGSNMVPDELQLSAEQQQQIEAIYQSHSLQFTALGNQVRDLNVAIDNELAKQSADMARIERFRSERSMVNEQKMMLQYQVRAEIDNVLTPEQREYYGEHGMRGLGLGHGSGMALHNGMGQGPGNSQGCTGRGNNR; this is encoded by the coding sequence ATGAGACGCAACACATTGCTAGTAGCGATCGCGGCCCTGAGCGTGATGTTGATCAGCGGCGTCGCCCTGGCCCGCGGCCAAGGCCACGGTTCAAATATGGTCCCCGATGAGCTGCAACTGAGCGCCGAGCAACAACAACAAATCGAGGCGATCTACCAGAGTCACTCGCTGCAGTTCACCGCGCTTGGCAACCAGGTGCGCGACCTGAACGTGGCGATCGACAACGAGCTGGCCAAGCAATCAGCGGACATGGCCAGGATCGAGCGCTTCAGGTCCGAACGCAGCATGGTCAACGAGCAGAAGATGATGCTCCAATATCAAGTGCGCGCTGAGATCGACAACGTACTGACGCCGGAGCAACGCGAGTACTACGGCGAGCACGGCATGCGCGGCTTGGGCCTGGGCCACGGCTCGGGCATGGCCTTGCACAACGGCATGGGCCAAGGCCCTGGTAATTCCCAGGGCTGCACGGGAAGAGGCAATAACCGCTGA
- a CDS encoding MmcQ/YjbR family DNA-binding protein translates to MKLDALRKYFAAKAGSEETFPFDETTLVLKVGNKMYGLVGLEGDPLRVNLKCDPDLAELLRARYESVIPGYHMNKRHWNSVILDGSIPRKELREMIDHSYDLVFRSLRKADRERIIND, encoded by the coding sequence ATGAAGCTTGACGCCCTACGTAAATACTTCGCGGCCAAAGCCGGGTCCGAAGAGACGTTTCCGTTTGACGAGACAACCCTGGTGCTTAAGGTCGGTAATAAGATGTACGGTTTGGTGGGCCTGGAGGGCGACCCGCTGCGCGTCAACCTCAAGTGCGACCCGGACCTGGCCGAGCTGCTGCGCGCGCGCTACGAATCGGTAATCCCCGGCTATCACATGAACAAGCGCCACTGGAACAGCGTGATCCTCGACGGCTCGATCCCGCGCAAAGAGCTGCGCGAGATGATCGACCACTCCTACGACCTAGTGTTTCGCTCGCTGAGAAAAGCGGACCGCGAACGGATCATCAACGACTAA